The Quercus robur chromosome 7, dhQueRobu3.1, whole genome shotgun sequence genome has a segment encoding these proteins:
- the LOC126692779 gene encoding myosin-binding protein 7-like, producing the protein MDSEAIPSSSDLGKCCNCGCSCSLISSSSGSWLRSVKRKYDEFEDANRFVIPGLNLPSIARVQIENECVALREMVGSQQHSIQDLYTELEEERNASSSAANEAMSMILRLQREKAEIQMEARQFKRFAEEKMAHDQQELLAFEDLLYKREQAIQSLTCEVQAYRHRMMSYGLTEAEADGERGGFSHDPSMVEFDAQFELPMYDYPPLKCNLNEPHGPLEDDNDVEDVEKYAFGETPRARDHLKNLDNRISQMESPSTSRLDVDVSGSKNILEKVVVGHSPRRTRHFRRFSNDSSPSFRGIARETGRDFPTDSPMTIRSYKRTEYASQTEDYANFRKLDNASEVEDDMSDRVYTIDSVHNGAPNNVFTDPKAGVGIGEDYATTPRSLNQVDYADPDIKKLYMRLHALEADRESMRQAIISMRTDKAQMVLLKEIAQHLCQEMSPERRMTVKKPSLLKSFSFMSVFKWITSFFFWRKKARRSKYMSGLSASNVGLLMLLDKGPHARPWRCLTSTQIT; encoded by the coding sequence ATGGATTCCGAAGCAATTCCATCTTCGAGCGATTTGGGTAAATGCTGTAATTGTGGATGTAGTTGTTCATTGATCAGTAGTTCTTCGGGGTCTTGGCTTCGATCCGTAAAAAGAAAGTATGATGAATTTGAGGATGCAAACCGATTCGTTATACCTGGTCTCAATTTACCCTCAATTGCTCGGGTCCAAATTGAGAATGAATGTGTTGCACTGCGTGAGATGGTTGGTAGCCAACAGCATTCCATACAGGATTTGTATACTGAATTGGAAGAGGAGAGGAATGCGTCTTCGTCAGCTGCAAATGAGGCCATGTCAATGATATTGAGGTTGCAAAGGGAGAAGGCAGAGATTCAAATGGAGGCCCGACAATTCAAGCGTTTTGCAGAGGAGAAGATGGCACATGACCAACAAGAGCTTTTGGCATTTGAAGATTTGTTGTATAAGAGAGAGCAAGCTATTCAGTCGCTTACTTGTGAAGTACAGGCATATAGGCATCGGATGATGAGTTATGGGCTCACGGAGGCTGAGGCGGATGGTGAGAGAGGTGGGTTTAGCCATGACCCAAGTATGGTGGAGTTTGATGCCCAATTTGAACTCCCCATGTATGACTACCCACCTTTGAAATGCAATCTAAATGAACCCCATGGCCCTTTGGAGGATGATAATGATGTTGAAGATGTTGAGAAATATGCATTTGGTGAGACCCCACGTGCTAGAGATCATTTGAAGAATTTGGATAATAGGATATCTCAGATGGAGAGTCCCAGCACCAGTAGGCTGGATGTAGATGTCTCAGGTTCCAAGAACATTTTAGAAAAGGTTGTAGTTGGTCACTCTCCTAGGCGAACACGACATTTTAGGAGGTTTTCCAATGATTCAAGTCCATCATTCAGGGGTATTGCAAGAGAAACTGGTAGAGATTTCCCCACAGACTCTCCAATGACCATTAGAAGTTACAAGAGGACGGAGTATGCCTCACAGACAGAGGACTATGCCAATTTTAGAAAGTTGGATAATGCATCTGAAGTTGAAGATGACATGAGTGACAGAGTTTATACCATTGATTCTGTCCATAATGGTGCACCAAATAATGTTTTTACTGATCCAAAAGCTGGAGTTGGGATTGGTGAAGATTATGCAACCACTCCAAGGTCACTGAATCAAGTTGATTATGCGGATCCAGATATTAAGAAGCTCTACATGAGGCTTCATGCACTTGAGGCAGACAGGGAATCAATGAGGCAGGCAATTATTTCGATGCGTACTGATAAAGCTCAAATGGTGTTATTGAAAGAAATAGCTCAACATTTGTGTCAGGAAATGTCACCAGAAAGACGAATGACTGTTAAGAAGCCATCTCTTCTTAAAAGCTTTTCATTCATGTCAGTTTTTAAG